In Rhodothermia bacterium, the genomic stretch AACCAATGTTGAGCTTTGGTTTCAAAGCGGACTAACACGTTTTTGAATCCATCTAACCACGCAAAACTATGTTCGATTACACTGCGGGCTTTGTACAACTGTGGATCAAAATAAT encodes the following:
- a CDS encoding IS5/IS1182 family transposase gives rise to the protein YFDPQLYKARSVIEHSFAWLDGFKNVLVRFETKAQHWFTWLLIASFVIFARKIHAKTKL